From Polaribacter butkevichii, a single genomic window includes:
- a CDS encoding quinol:cytochrome C oxidoreductase, whose translation MYQFSGKLKTFSLALILVGLVGIAYSFYSAPKTVEEAKEIIAHQAAHGDNHATSHEETKVDAHKNEAHVGDESHNTTEAHHDAVKDAHVVADAHGEHHDDAHAEHVLHQLKNKPWSALYVSLFFFLGITLLVLAFYAIQRVAQAGWSILLFRVMEAITANIVPTSIVMLIVVISAVMHWNHMFPWMAEGTFDPTSPNYDSIIDGKSWWMNVPGWAIRSIIYLAIWNAYRWFIRKNSIKEDTANDNNKTYKLSYNVSVGFIFLFMISESLMSWDWIMGLDPHWFSTLFAWYVLASLLVSALTVIAFVTIYLRSKGALPAVNDSHIHDLAKYMFGFSVFWTYLWFAQFMLIWYADIPEETTYFAMRFNEYNLPFLAMVVMNFVFPVLLLLNSDFKSVPWFVFIGGIVILAGHYIDIFVMVMPGTVGAQWSFGIPEISSLLFFLGVFIYATFNSFAKANPIPKGNPFLGESEHYHYYNIEHRGESSGDHH comes from the coding sequence ATGTATCAATTCTCAGGTAAATTAAAAACATTCTCATTAGCACTAATACTTGTTGGTTTAGTGGGAATTGCTTATAGTTTTTATTCAGCTCCTAAAACGGTTGAAGAAGCTAAAGAAATTATTGCGCATCAAGCTGCACATGGTGATAACCATGCTACTTCTCATGAAGAGACTAAAGTAGATGCACATAAAAATGAAGCTCATGTGGGTGATGAAAGTCATAACACTACCGAAGCTCATCATGATGCTGTAAAAGATGCTCATGTTGTTGCAGATGCTCATGGTGAACACCATGATGATGCACATGCAGAACACGTTTTACATCAATTAAAAAATAAGCCTTGGTCTGCTTTATATGTATCGTTATTCTTCTTTTTAGGAATTACTTTATTAGTATTGGCATTTTATGCAATTCAAAGAGTTGCTCAAGCAGGTTGGTCTATTCTTCTTTTTAGAGTAATGGAAGCTATAACAGCTAATATAGTGCCAACATCTATTGTAATGTTAATTGTTGTAATTTCTGCTGTAATGCATTGGAACCACATGTTCCCTTGGATGGCAGAAGGTACTTTTGATCCAACAAGCCCAAATTACGATTCTATTATTGATGGTAAATCTTGGTGGATGAATGTTCCTGGTTGGGCTATTAGAAGTATTATCTATTTAGCTATATGGAATGCTTACAGATGGTTTATTCGTAAAAACTCTATAAAAGAAGATACTGCAAATGATAATAATAAAACTTATAAATTAAGTTATAACGTTTCTGTTGGTTTTATTTTCTTATTTATGATTTCAGAGTCTTTAATGTCTTGGGATTGGATTATGGGACTAGATCCTCACTGGTTCTCTACATTATTTGCTTGGTATGTTTTAGCAAGTTTATTAGTAAGTGCTTTAACGGTAATTGCTTTTGTAACTATTTATTTACGTTCTAAAGGTGCTTTACCAGCGGTAAACGATAGTCATATTCACGATTTAGCAAAATATATGTTTGGTTTCTCTGTATTCTGGACTTACTTATGGTTTGCTCAATTTATGTTAATTTGGTATGCAGATATTCCAGAAGAAACTACTTATTTTGCAATGAGATTTAATGAGTATAATTTACCATTTTTAGCAATGGTTGTTATGAACTTTGTTTTCCCTGTATTGTTATTATTAAATAGTGATTTTAAAAGTGTTCCTTGGTTTGTATTCATAGGTGGTATTGTTATCCTTGCTGGTCACTACATAGATATCTTTGTAATGGTTATGCCAGGTACAGTAGGTGCTCAATGGTCATTTGGTATACCAGAAATTAGCTCATTATTGTTCTTTTTAGGAGTCTTTATTTATGCTACATTTAATTCATTTGCAAAAGCAAACCCTATACCAAAAGGAAATCCTTTCTTAGGTGAAAGTGAACATTATCACTATTACAATATTGAACACAGAGGTGAAAGTTCAGGAGATCATCATTAA
- a CDS encoding DUF3341 domain-containing protein encodes MESSKVIHAFYNDDEVLMDAVKAVKAEHLHIEEVFCPFPVHGLDKAMGLAPTRLAITAFFYGITGLSFAIWMTNYMMIQDWPQDIGGKPNFSWWTNMPAFVPIMFELTVFFAAHLMVITFYMRSRIWPFKEAENPDPRTTDDHFLMEIPVNNNEAEITALLAKTGAVEINVVDKH; translated from the coding sequence ATGGAATCATCAAAAGTTATTCACGCATTTTATAACGATGACGAAGTTCTAATGGACGCAGTGAAAGCTGTCAAAGCAGAACATCTTCATATAGAGGAAGTATTTTGTCCTTTTCCAGTACATGGTTTAGACAAAGCAATGGGGTTAGCTCCTACAAGATTGGCAATTACTGCATTTTTCTACGGAATTACAGGATTATCATTTGCCATCTGGATGACTAATTACATGATGATACAAGATTGGCCACAAGATATTGGTGGTAAACCTAACTTTTCTTGGTGGACCAATATGCCAGCATTTGTGCCAATTATGTTTGAATTAACAGTGTTTTTTGCAGCCCACTTAATGGTAATTACTTTTTATATGAGAAGTAGAATATGGCCATTTAAAGAAGCTGAAAATCCTGACCCAAGAACTACAGATGATCATTTTTTAATGGAAATACCTGTAAATAATAATGAAGCTGAAATTACTGCTTTATTGGCAAAAACAGGAGCTGTAGAAATTAATGTAGTAGACAAGCACTAA
- a CDS encoding ferredoxin--NADP reductase produces MSTFHKVHIEEVIRETADAVSLLFKIPGNLKSKFAFHAGQYLTLKKTINGKEVRRAYSICSSPTDNYLKVAIKAVENGTFSTYATSELKSGNFIEISEPEGKFILEPKPHKNYIAFAAGSGITPIMSMIKDVLENETSSTFTLIYGNKTVADTIFKNELDALKEANPERLNLHYIYSREQIEGSLFGRIDKAHTNFYINNSYKSTNFDAAYLCGPETMINEVSKTLSERGFADENIHFELFTISFDEEAASEIKEGTTEITVLLDDEETTFTMQQTDNILAASLRNDLDAPYSCQGGVCSSCMCKVTEGKAVMVKNSILTDSEIEEGLVLACQAYPTTSKIKIDFDDV; encoded by the coding sequence ATGTCAACATTTCATAAAGTACATATTGAAGAAGTAATAAGAGAAACCGCAGATGCGGTTTCTCTTTTGTTTAAAATACCTGGTAATCTAAAATCTAAATTTGCATTTCATGCTGGGCAATACTTAACCCTTAAAAAAACAATTAACGGTAAAGAAGTTAGAAGAGCCTATTCTATCTGTTCTTCTCCTACAGATAACTACTTAAAAGTAGCTATAAAAGCTGTAGAAAATGGTACTTTTTCTACCTATGCAACATCAGAATTAAAATCTGGTAATTTTATAGAAATTTCTGAACCAGAAGGAAAATTTATATTAGAACCTAAACCACATAAAAATTACATAGCATTTGCTGCCGGTTCTGGTATTACACCAATTATGTCTATGATTAAAGACGTATTAGAAAACGAAACTTCGTCTACTTTTACTTTAATCTATGGTAACAAAACAGTTGCAGATACCATTTTTAAGAACGAATTAGACGCTTTAAAAGAAGCGAATCCAGAACGCTTAAACTTACATTACATTTATAGTAGAGAGCAAATAGAAGGTTCTTTATTTGGTAGAATAGACAAAGCACACACAAACTTTTACATAAATAATAGTTACAAAAGCACCAATTTTGATGCAGCATATTTATGCGGACCAGAAACGATGATTAATGAAGTTTCTAAAACACTTTCTGAACGTGGTTTTGCTGATGAAAACATTCATTTTGAATTATTTACCATATCTTTTGATGAAGAAGCTGCTTCTGAAATAAAAGAAGGAACTACAGAAATTACTGTATTGTTAGATGATGAAGAAACTACCTTTACAATGCAACAAACAGATAACATTTTAGCTGCTAGTTTGCGTAACGACCTAGACGCCCCATATTCTTGCCAAGGGGGTGTTTGTAGTTCTTGTATGTGTAAAGTTACAGAAGGAAAAGCTGTAATGGTTAAAAACTCTATTTTAACGGACAGCGAAATAGAAGAAGGATTGGTTTTAGCTTGTCAGGCATACCCAACAACATCAAAAATAAAAATAGATTTTGATGATGTTTAA
- a CDS encoding cytochrome c oxidase subunit I, giving the protein MSEHHHKETFVTKYIFTQDHKMISKQFLVTGMFMGIIGVLMSMLFRIQIAWPEQSFSIVEAFLGHHQTDGIMDPDMYLALVTIHGTIMVFFVLTAGLSGTFSNLLIPLQIGARDMASGFLNMVSYWLFFLSSVIMVFSLFIEAGPASAGWTIYPPLSALPQAIPGSGMGMTLWLVSIAIFIASSLIGSLNYIVTVFNLRTKGMKMTRMPLTIWAFFITAVIGVVSFPVLLSAALLLIFDRSFGTSFYLSDIFISGEVLHYQGGSPVLFEHLFWFLGHPEVYIVILPAMGIVSEILAINSRKPIFGYRAMIGSIIAIAFLSTIVWGHHMFISGMNPFLGSVFTFTTLLIAIPSAVKSFNWITTLWKGNLQLNPAMLFSIGLVSTFITGGLTGIVLGDSALDINVHDTYFVIAHFHLVMGVSAIFGMFAGVYHWFPKMYGRMMNKTLGYWHFWLSIICAYGVFWPMHFIGLAGLPRRYYTNTNFPMFDDLSDINVVITLFALVGGIAQLFFIANFFISIYRGQKATQNPWNANTLEWTTPVEHVHGNWPGKLPVVHRWAYDYSKRVDAQDDDSDYLHGQDFVLQTTPLLDGEEES; this is encoded by the coding sequence ATGTCAGAACATCATCATAAAGAAACATTTGTAACAAAATATATTTTTACTCAAGATCATAAAATGATTTCTAAGCAGTTCCTTGTAACTGGTATGTTTATGGGAATCATTGGTGTACTAATGTCTATGTTATTTCGTATACAAATTGCATGGCCAGAGCAATCGTTTTCTATTGTAGAAGCGTTTTTAGGACATCACCAAACGGACGGAATTATGGACCCGGATATGTACTTAGCATTGGTAACAATACATGGTACTATTATGGTTTTCTTTGTATTAACTGCTGGTTTAAGTGGTACTTTTTCAAACTTATTAATACCATTACAAATTGGAGCTAGAGATATGGCTTCTGGTTTTTTAAATATGGTTTCATACTGGTTATTCTTTTTATCAAGTGTAATTATGGTATTTTCTTTATTTATTGAAGCAGGACCTGCATCAGCAGGATGGACAATTTATCCACCATTAAGTGCTTTACCGCAAGCAATTCCTGGTTCTGGTATGGGTATGACTTTATGGTTAGTATCTATTGCTATCTTTATTGCTTCTTCTTTAATCGGATCTTTAAACTATATTGTTACTGTATTCAACTTAAGAACAAAAGGAATGAAAATGACTAGAATGCCTTTAACAATTTGGGCGTTCTTTATTACAGCTGTTATTGGTGTAGTTTCTTTCCCTGTTTTATTATCTGCAGCATTATTATTAATTTTCGATAGAAGTTTTGGAACTTCATTCTATTTGTCTGATATCTTTATATCTGGAGAAGTTTTACATTATCAAGGTGGATCACCAGTACTTTTCGAACATTTATTTTGGTTCTTAGGACACCCAGAGGTATACATTGTAATTTTACCTGCAATGGGTATTGTTTCAGAAATTTTAGCAATTAACTCTCGTAAACCAATTTTTGGTTATCGTGCAATGATTGGTTCTATTATAGCAATTGCATTTTTATCTACAATTGTTTGGGGACACCATATGTTTATTTCAGGAATGAATCCTTTCTTAGGTTCTGTATTTACATTTACCACGTTATTAATTGCAATTCCATCTGCAGTAAAATCTTTTAACTGGATTACTACTTTATGGAAAGGGAATTTACAATTAAACCCTGCAATGTTATTTTCTATCGGTTTGGTTTCTACCTTTATTACTGGTGGTTTAACCGGTATTGTCTTAGGAGATTCTGCTTTAGATATTAATGTTCACGATACGTATTTTGTTATTGCGCATTTCCACTTAGTAATGGGTGTTTCTGCTATCTTTGGGATGTTTGCTGGTGTGTACCACTGGTTTCCTAAAATGTATGGTAGAATGATGAATAAAACATTAGGTTACTGGCACTTTTGGTTAAGTATTATATGTGCTTATGGAGTATTCTGGCCAATGCACTTTATTGGTTTAGCAGGTTTACCAAGAAGATATTATACAAATACGAATTTCCCTATGTTTGATGATTTATCTGACATTAACGTTGTTATTACATTGTTTGCATTAGTGGGAGGTATTGCTCAATTATTCTTTATTGCTAACTTTTTTATCTCAATTTATAGAGGTCAAAAAGCAACTCAAAACCCTTGGAATGCTAATACTTTAGAATGGACTACCCCTGTAGAACATGTACATGGTAACTGGCCAGGTAAATTACCAGTAGTTCATAGATGGGCTTATGACTACAGTAAACGTGTAGACGCGCAAGATGATGATAGTGATTATTTACATGGACAAGATTTTGTTTTACAAACAACGCCTTTATTAGACGGAGAAGAGGAATCTTAG
- the nrfD gene encoding NrfD/PsrC family molybdoenzyme membrane anchor subunit: protein MSHYEAPIREPLVLGDKSYHDITEDIAKPIEGAANKNWYIAFYISLAAMLWGFGCIFYTVGTGIGVWGLNKNIGWAWDITNFVWWVGIGHAGTLISAVLLLFRQKWRMAINRSAEAMTIFAVFQAGLFPIIHMGRPWNGYWVLPMPNQFGSLWVNFNSPLLWDVFAISTYLSVSLVFWWTGLLPDFAMIRDRAVKPFQKKIYALLSFGWSGRTKDWQRFEEVSLVLAGLATPLVLSVHTIVSMDFATSINPGWHSTIFPPYFVAGAIFSGFAMVQTLLGIMRKVTNLEDYITRMHIEYMNIVIILTGGIVAVAYATEFFIAWYTGSPYENYTYLSVGAATGPYAWAFWSLLIFNIFTPQLLWIKKFRRSFIITFIISIAINIGMWFERFDIIAIVLSKGHLPSTWWRFEPTFVDVGIFVGTIGFFFVLFLLYARTFPVIAQAEVKTILKSSGEFYKKRREQGIPTKPAINVANVAGTSDKSNKE, encoded by the coding sequence ATGTCTCATTACGAAGCACCCATAAGGGAACCTTTAGTATTAGGTGATAAAAGTTATCACGATATTACAGAAGACATTGCAAAGCCTATTGAAGGAGCTGCAAATAAAAACTGGTACATAGCATTTTATATTTCTTTGGCAGCGATGCTTTGGGGATTTGGATGTATTTTTTACACCGTAGGAACTGGTATTGGAGTTTGGGGTTTAAACAAGAACATTGGATGGGCTTGGGATATCACAAACTTTGTATGGTGGGTAGGTATTGGTCACGCAGGGACTTTAATTTCTGCTGTACTATTATTATTCCGTCAAAAATGGAGAATGGCCATTAACCGTTCTGCAGAAGCAATGACAATATTTGCCGTTTTTCAGGCAGGATTGTTCCCTATTATTCACATGGGTAGACCATGGAACGGATACTGGGTATTGCCAATGCCTAATCAATTCGGATCATTATGGGTAAACTTTAACTCACCATTATTATGGGATGTTTTTGCAATCTCTACTTATTTATCGGTATCATTAGTTTTCTGGTGGACAGGTTTATTACCAGATTTTGCAATGATTAGAGATAGAGCTGTGAAACCTTTTCAAAAGAAAATATATGCTTTATTATCTTTTGGTTGGTCTGGTAGAACTAAAGATTGGCAACGTTTTGAAGAAGTATCTTTGGTACTTGCAGGTTTAGCAACACCATTAGTACTTTCTGTACACACAATTGTATCTATGGATTTTGCTACATCAATTAACCCTGGTTGGCACTCAACAATTTTCCCTCCTTATTTCGTAGCAGGAGCAATTTTTTCTGGATTTGCAATGGTACAAACGTTATTAGGGATTATGAGAAAGGTTACCAACTTAGAAGATTATATTACACGTATGCACATTGAGTATATGAATATTGTAATTATCTTAACGGGTGGTATTGTAGCTGTAGCGTATGCAACAGAATTCTTTATTGCTTGGTATACAGGTTCACCGTATGAAAACTATACCTACTTATCTGTAGGTGCTGCAACAGGTCCTTATGCTTGGGCATTTTGGTCATTGTTGATATTCAATATCTTTACACCTCAGTTACTATGGATTAAGAAGTTTAGAAGAAGTTTTATAATTACTTTTATTATATCTATCGCAATTAACATTGGTATGTGGTTTGAGCGTTTCGATATTATTGCCATTGTATTAAGTAAAGGTCATTTACCATCTACATGGTGGCGTTTTGAACCTACGTTTGTAGATGTTGGTATTTTTGTTGGAACAATTGGATTTTTCTTTGTATTATTCTTATTATATGCAAGAACATTCCCAGTAATCGCACAAGCCGAAGTAAAAACTATTTTAAAATCTTCTGGAGAATTTTACAAGAAGAGAAGAGAACAAGGTATACCTACAAAACCAGCTATTAATGTAGCAAATGTAGCAGGTACATCTGATAAATCTAATAAAGAATAA
- a CDS encoding LysE family translocator codes for MDIYDFKNAFLIGFFMAFMIGPVFFMLIQISILKGARAAISFDIGVILGDITFILIAYYGSRSLLEEIKDDPRLYFVGGLVLIVYGLITYFDRQNKKEALEHTKTIEVPVKSNYIKLFFKGYFLNFINIGVLAFWLGTVLVIGPTLDMNPTSIFWYFATIILGYAFTDLGKILLAKQLKNKMTPLVIYRMKRIMGIILFVCGIFLILKGFIPNDKINELIN; via the coding sequence ATGGATATTTACGACTTTAAAAATGCTTTCTTAATAGGCTTTTTCATGGCTTTTATGATTGGCCCCGTTTTTTTTATGCTTATACAAATTAGTATTTTAAAAGGTGCTAGAGCAGCTATTTCATTTGATATTGGGGTAATTTTAGGTGATATTACATTTATATTAATCGCTTATTACGGAAGTAGATCTTTGTTAGAAGAAATTAAAGATGATCCTAGACTTTATTTTGTAGGCGGATTGGTTTTAATCGTTTACGGCCTTATCACCTACTTTGACAGGCAGAACAAAAAAGAAGCTTTAGAACATACAAAAACGATAGAGGTACCCGTTAAAAGTAATTATATAAAACTATTTTTTAAAGGATACTTTTTAAATTTTATCAATATTGGTGTTTTAGCATTTTGGCTAGGTACCGTTTTAGTTATTGGACCAACTTTAGACATGAACCCTACCAGTATCTTTTGGTACTTTGCAACCATCATATTAGGATATGCTTTTACAGATTTAGGTAAAATATTATTAGCAAAACAACTAAAAAACAAAATGACACCGTTGGTTATTTATAGGATGAAAAGAATAATGGGAATTATACTTTTTGTGTGTGGTATTTTTTTAATTCTAAAAGGGTTTATTCCTAATGATAAAATAAATGAACTTATAAACTAA
- a CDS encoding cytochrome c oxidase subunit II encodes MLALFYIFIAVAIGVSFWQITRIMNLRSVIATDKDNATQGRNAIYFMVFLYAMMIYCLIFMNVVMLPESASFEGEHDDNLFDITFWLIGIVQFLMQFILFYFTFKYKGEKGRKAKFYSDSHKLEAIWTITPAVVLVVLIGYGLWQWNNVMDLSDLEDPVVIEVYAQQFRWDARYAGEDNTLGLGNVNYIKGINTLGVDMTDKNSLDDKQVTELYLPKGRKVHFKFRSQDVLHSAYMPHFRAQMNCVPGMVTQFGFTPKYTTEEMRQQPEVIEKTAGINKIRKAKGEDPYVFDYILLCNKICGASHYNMQMKITVVEQKEYDEWIAKQPTLASVIN; translated from the coding sequence ATGCTAGCTCTATTTTATATTTTTATAGCTGTTGCAATCGGTGTAAGTTTTTGGCAGATTACCAGAATCATGAACTTAAGAAGCGTAATTGCTACTGATAAAGACAACGCTACCCAAGGTAGAAATGCCATTTACTTTATGGTGTTTTTATATGCAATGATGATTTATTGCTTAATCTTCATGAATGTTGTAATGTTACCAGAATCTGCTTCTTTTGAAGGAGAGCATGATGATAACCTTTTTGATATTACATTTTGGTTGATCGGTATTGTACAATTTTTAATGCAATTTATACTTTTCTATTTTACTTTTAAATATAAAGGTGAAAAAGGAAGAAAAGCAAAATTTTATTCGGATAGTCATAAATTAGAAGCAATTTGGACAATTACTCCTGCTGTTGTATTGGTAGTTTTAATTGGTTACGGATTATGGCAATGGAATAACGTTATGGATTTGTCTGATTTAGAAGATCCTGTTGTTATAGAAGTTTATGCACAACAGTTTAGATGGGATGCTCGTTACGCAGGTGAAGACAATACATTAGGCTTAGGTAATGTAAACTACATTAAAGGTATTAACACTTTAGGTGTTGATATGACTGATAAGAACTCATTAGACGACAAACAAGTTACTGAATTGTATTTACCTAAAGGTAGAAAAGTACATTTTAAGTTCCGTTCTCAAGACGTTTTACACTCAGCTTACATGCCTCACTTTAGAGCGCAAATGAACTGTGTACCTGGTATGGTTACTCAGTTTGGGTTTACACCAAAGTATACAACAGAAGAAATGAGACAACAACCTGAAGTAATTGAAAAAACAGCAGGCATCAATAAAATTAGAAAAGCAAAAGGAGAAGATCCTTATGTTTTTGATTACATTTTATTGTGTAATAAAATTTGTGGAGCATCTCATTACAACATGCAAATGAAAATTACTGTTGTAGAACAAAAAGAATACGATGAGTGGATTGCTAAGCAACCTACATTAGCATCAGTTATTAATTAA
- a CDS encoding c-type cytochrome: MKNFKLIIALVTLTSIISCNDKRTPQLQYMPDMYVSVPYDVNGANGINGEPVNSKPVAGTIPRGGHPAYDLPDTNEGYELAKTTLTNPLEATEENLANGKAMYDIYCISCHGKKGDGNGVLSQREKFSGIPNYKDRDINAGSIYHVIMHGKNLMGSHASQTTYTERWQIVQYVEKLRSEL; encoded by the coding sequence ATGAAGAACTTTAAATTAATTATCGCTCTAGTTACCCTTACAAGTATTATTTCTTGTAATGATAAACGTACGCCTCAATTACAATATATGCCAGATATGTATGTGTCTGTACCTTATGATGTAAATGGTGCGAATGGTATTAATGGAGAACCTGTAAATTCTAAACCTGTTGCAGGTACGATTCCTAGAGGAGGACACCCTGCTTATGATCTTCCAGATACAAATGAAGGTTATGAATTGGCTAAAACTACATTAACAAATCCGTTAGAAGCAACTGAAGAGAATTTGGCAAACGGTAAAGCGATGTACGATATTTACTGTATTTCTTGTCACGGTAAAAAAGGTGATGGAAATGGAGTTTTATCTCAAAGAGAAAAATTTTCTGGTATTCCTAACTATAAAGATAGAGATATTAACGCAGGTAGTATTTATCATGTAATTATGCACGGTAAAAACTTAATGGGTTCTCACGCATCTCAAACAACGTATACAGAACGTTGGCAGATAGTACAATACGTAGAAAAATTACGTTCAGAATTATAA